From a region of the Candidatus Azobacteroides pseudotrichonymphae genomovar. CFP2 genome:
- the miaA gene encoding tRNA (adenosine(37)-N6)-dimethylallyltransferase MiaA, producing the protein MQEYELITVLGPTASGKTAFATRLANELNSEIISADSRQVYRNMTIGTGKDLDNYIIEGKFIPYHLIDICQAGEKYNVFRFQHDFHEIFTKIKKKGKLPILCGGTGLYIESVLKGYKLLDVPENLILRSNLKDKSVDELKKILKSYKNLHNQTDTDSVRKIIRAIEIETCYPTQKNNPINSYSSIKSLIIGVNIDRELRRNRISLRLKKRLEEGMIEEVKNLLETELSPDQLIYYGLEYKYITLYLIGQLSYSEMYQQLEIAIHQYAKRQMTWFRGMERRGFKIHWIDVYEMNHLNEIFNRIHF; encoded by the coding sequence TTGCAAGAGTATGAATTAATTACCGTATTGGGACCTACAGCTTCTGGGAAAACGGCTTTTGCCACTCGGTTGGCTAATGAATTGAACAGTGAAATAATTAGTGCCGATTCTCGTCAAGTATATCGTAATATGACTATTGGTACAGGAAAAGATTTAGACAATTATATCATTGAAGGAAAATTTATTCCTTATCATCTCATTGATATTTGTCAAGCTGGTGAAAAATACAATGTTTTCAGATTCCAACATGATTTTCACGAAATTTTTACTAAAATTAAAAAGAAAGGGAAGTTACCGATTTTATGCGGAGGAACAGGTTTGTATATAGAATCCGTTCTGAAAGGGTATAAATTGTTAGATGTTCCAGAAAACCTTATTTTAAGGTCAAATTTAAAAGATAAAAGTGTTGATGAATTGAAAAAAATATTAAAATCATACAAAAATCTTCATAATCAAACAGATACAGACTCCGTACGAAAAATTATACGAGCTATAGAAATAGAAACATGTTATCCTACACAAAAAAACAACCCAATAAATAGTTATTCTTCTATTAAGAGTCTAATTATTGGAGTTAATATTGACCGTGAATTAAGAAGAAATAGAATAAGCCTTCGCCTAAAAAAACGATTAGAGGAAGGAATGATAGAAGAAGTCAAAAACTTGTTGGAAACAGAACTCTCTCCCGACCAACTAATATATTACGGTTTGGAATACAAATATATTACCCTTTACCTTATTGGACAGCTTTCTTATTCAGAAATGTATCAACAACTAGAAATTGCTATTCACCAGTATGCCAAACGACAAATGACATGGTTTAGAGGTATGGAACGTAGAGGTTTTAAAATACATTGGATAGATGTTTACGAAATGAATCATTTAAATGAAATCTTTAATCGAATACACTTTTAA
- a CDS encoding UvrD-helicase domain-containing protein — MSKIKIYRASAGSGKTYTLVLEYIKCLLISDFSDYFQYILAVSFTKDATNEMKERILSELYGLALNTNDSKRFRSSLQILWEEEGLHWDEKLINMRAKTAFQTIIHNYSRLNITTIDSFFQCIIRSLVRELGYSNHFSLETNTQRVIRESIHNVIEKSSHDNKLIKWLTIYVEHLINEGKNWRIEKSMEIFGECIYNEFFQTKKKYLPNTTLFFSRLIKSQDQIQKDCQTFFKNTVQEIKILLSKHQLNENDFIRKGNPIIFLQKLADGDYPEESKTIEKCCTDKDAWTTKNHKKKEDIAKLAEYKLIPTLNCILEALRKTRTAQMIKDNLYQLGLIGKVIKEIEEQNHEQNRFMLSDTNIFLHQMIDDTDAPFIYEKIGVQIKHVMIDEFQDTSQLQWENFRVLLNEILAQNTFSLIVGDEKQSIYRWRNGDWKIFKRAVKELGTEEKPLLYNWRSEKHIIDFNNSFFPLAANMLKNAVFSIYEVEKVKQKTKKSSEKEGHIFIQFIKDNKEDVQYVDQMMKEAVLEQLKKLYNNGIPAKDICLLVRKKKTINILAAFFLEKRNNYPKMAEKHYLTIVSNEAFSLKSSLAVRIIIASLRIISRQDNEIYYKNQLIYLLKIGGLDVQDLIIDSLLSMPLFELIGYICKQFELEQLPGQAAYLFVFYDYLSQYLKESPATIHHFLEHWEKEGQDKTVPTGMGVEGIKAMTIHKSKGLQFHTVIIPYCDWKFSPEKNPFLWCKSPKNIKDLPFFPITYKKEMKYTDFATEYEEETIRSYVDNLNLLYVAFTRAECNLIILTRYKKKIKEIKRVSDLLQLSVKKLNGNWDEENCHFRMGEIFLLKEEKKVATDNPLKKIPLMKEIKFSPVNFQQEKITFKQSNQFQQLMTGKDMYFTYDNIIHYFLIQINYLEDIEKKVNDGIIQSLIQPNEGRIYIEKIRRSIQLSGVEDWFNSRYKVYRKYSIIAEENGIVINKRPDRFLIAGNKTIIIDYKFETPHSSHEKQLRQYANLLVTRKTSHFNMEMYLWYVEMNQVKKIQLY; from the coding sequence ATGTCAAAAATAAAAATATATAGAGCATCAGCTGGTTCTGGTAAAACTTATACTTTAGTGTTAGAGTATATTAAATGTTTGTTGATTTCCGATTTTAGCGATTATTTTCAATATATTTTAGCAGTTAGTTTTACAAAAGATGCTACGAACGAAATGAAAGAACGCATATTGTCGGAGCTATATGGATTGGCATTGAATACAAATGATTCAAAGAGATTTCGTTCTTCCTTGCAAATCTTATGGGAGGAAGAAGGATTACATTGGGATGAAAAATTAATCAATATGAGAGCTAAAACAGCTTTTCAAACTATTATTCACAATTATAGCCGATTAAACATAACAACAATTGACAGTTTCTTCCAATGTATAATTCGTAGTTTAGTAAGAGAATTAGGATACAGTAATCATTTTAGTTTGGAAACAAATACTCAACGAGTAATACGAGAATCTATTCATAACGTAATAGAGAAGTCAAGCCATGATAATAAATTAATTAAATGGTTAACAATATATGTAGAACATTTAATTAATGAGGGAAAGAATTGGAGAATAGAAAAATCCATGGAAATATTTGGAGAATGCATTTACAATGAATTTTTTCAAACAAAAAAAAAGTATTTGCCAAATACTACCTTGTTTTTTAGTAGATTGATAAAAAGTCAAGATCAAATACAGAAAGATTGTCAAACCTTTTTTAAAAATACTGTACAAGAAATCAAAATTTTATTATCAAAACATCAGCTTAATGAAAATGATTTTATAAGAAAAGGCAATCCTATCATTTTTCTTCAGAAGTTAGCAGATGGGGACTATCCAGAAGAAAGTAAAACTATAGAAAAGTGCTGCACAGACAAAGATGCATGGACTACTAAAAATCATAAAAAAAAAGAAGATATAGCCAAGCTAGCAGAATACAAATTAATACCCACACTTAATTGTATTCTTGAGGCATTGCGAAAAACACGTACGGCACAAATGATAAAAGATAATCTCTATCAATTGGGTTTAATAGGAAAGGTTATAAAGGAAATTGAAGAACAAAATCATGAGCAAAATCGGTTTATGTTATCAGATACTAATATTTTTCTTCATCAAATGATTGATGATACTGATGCTCCATTTATCTACGAAAAAATAGGTGTTCAAATTAAACACGTAATGATTGATGAATTTCAAGATACTAGCCAATTACAGTGGGAAAATTTTCGTGTTTTATTGAATGAAATACTTGCACAAAATACATTTAGTTTGATAGTAGGAGATGAAAAGCAATCAATTTACCGTTGGCGTAATGGAGACTGGAAAATATTTAAAAGAGCAGTAAAGGAATTAGGTACTGAAGAAAAACCTTTATTGTACAATTGGAGGAGTGAAAAACATATTATTGATTTTAATAATTCATTCTTCCCTCTAGCAGCGAATATGCTAAAAAATGCAGTTTTTTCTATATATGAAGTCGAAAAAGTTAAACAAAAAACTAAAAAAAGTAGTGAAAAAGAAGGACATATCTTTATTCAATTTATTAAAGACAATAAGGAGGATGTGCAATATGTGGATCAAATGATGAAAGAAGCAGTTTTGGAACAACTCAAAAAATTATACAATAATGGTATTCCGGCTAAAGATATTTGTTTGCTTGTTCGAAAGAAAAAAACAATAAACATACTTGCTGCTTTTTTTTTAGAAAAACGAAATAATTATCCAAAAATGGCAGAAAAGCATTATTTAACAATTGTTTCCAATGAAGCTTTTAGCTTAAAAAGTTCACTTGCCGTAAGAATTATTATTGCATCTCTCAGAATAATCAGTAGGCAGGATAATGAAATATATTATAAAAATCAATTAATCTATTTATTGAAAATAGGAGGATTAGATGTACAAGATCTAATAATTGACTCATTATTATCTATGCCGTTGTTTGAACTTATCGGGTACATTTGCAAACAATTTGAATTAGAACAATTACCGGGACAGGCAGCTTATTTGTTTGTTTTCTATGATTATCTTAGTCAATATTTGAAAGAGTCTCCAGCAACAATTCATCATTTTCTTGAGCATTGGGAAAAAGAAGGACAAGATAAAACTGTTCCAACTGGAATGGGAGTAGAAGGAATAAAAGCTATGACAATTCACAAGTCAAAAGGACTACAATTTCACACAGTGATTATCCCCTACTGCGATTGGAAATTTTCTCCGGAAAAAAATCCTTTTCTCTGGTGCAAATCACCAAAGAACATAAAAGATTTGCCTTTTTTTCCTATCACTTACAAAAAAGAAATGAAATATACCGATTTCGCTACAGAATATGAAGAGGAAACAATACGGTCATATGTAGATAATTTAAATCTTTTATATGTAGCTTTTACACGAGCAGAATGCAATTTAATTATATTAACTAGGTACAAAAAAAAAATAAAAGAAATAAAAAGAGTATCTGATCTATTACAATTGTCTGTAAAAAAACTCAATGGTAATTGGGACGAAGAAAATTGTCATTTTAGAATGGGAGAGATTTTTTTATTGAAAGAAGAGAAAAAAGTAGCGACAGATAATCCTTTAAAGAAAATACCCTTAATGAAAGAAATAAAATTTTCACCTGTAAATTTTCAACAAGAGAAAATTACATTCAAACAATCTAATCAATTTCAACAACTAATGACTGGTAAAGATATGTATTTTACATATGATAACATTATACATTATTTTCTTATACAGATTAATTATTTAGAAGACATTGAAAAAAAAGTAAACGATGGAATTATACAGAGCTTGATTCAGCCTAATGAAGGGAGAATTTATATAGAAAAAATACGCAGATCCATTCAATTGTCAGGAGTAGAAGATTGGTTTAATAGTCGCTATAAAGTATACAGAAAATATTCAATTATTGCTGAAGAAAATGGAATTGTAATCAACAAGCGTCCTGACCGATTTTTAATTGCTGGTAATAAAACGATTATAATAGACTATAAATTTGAAACACCTCATTCTTCTCACGAAAAACAACTACGACAATATGCCAATTTGTTAGTAACAAGAAAAACGAGTCATTTTAACATGGAAATGTATTTATGGTATGTGGAAATGAACCAAGTCAAAAAGATCCAACTTTATTAG
- a CDS encoding nucleotide exchange factor GrpE — MNDKGLEKDIQEGEGFADKTGENLSAPEQILTKNTEIVDNVAEKIKELVQNYSNEQKQIEIEIKKKEYEQDLEQIRTEHKQEMERMRAEIELKSVEVETKKDAHLRLMAEYDNYQKRTIREKADLIRNGGEKIFIGLLPIIDDFERALKTIEEVKEVDTIKEGIGLIYRKFLSFLQKNGIKAIDSVGEKFEADLFEAVATVPAESEEQKGKIIDNLQTGYTLNDKVIRHAKVIVAN, encoded by the coding sequence ATGAATGATAAAGGTTTAGAAAAAGATATTCAGGAGGGAGAAGGATTCGCTGACAAGACAGGAGAAAACTTGTCTGCACCAGAACAGATTCTGACAAAAAATACAGAAATAGTTGACAATGTGGCAGAGAAAATAAAAGAACTTGTACAAAATTATTCTAACGAACAAAAACAGATAGAGATAGAGATAAAAAAGAAAGAGTACGAACAGGATCTTGAACAAATAAGGACTGAGCATAAGCAAGAAATGGAGAGGATGCGTGCCGAGATTGAACTCAAAAGTGTCGAAGTCGAAACTAAAAAAGATGCTCATCTTCGTTTAATGGCAGAATATGATAATTATCAGAAGCGTACCATTAGAGAAAAAGCAGATTTAATTAGAAATGGGGGAGAAAAAATATTTATCGGACTTCTCCCCATAATAGATGATTTTGAGAGAGCCTTAAAGACAATAGAAGAAGTCAAAGAAGTAGATACTATAAAGGAAGGAATAGGCTTGATTTATCGCAAATTCCTTTCTTTTCTTCAAAAAAACGGAATAAAAGCTATCGATTCAGTTGGTGAAAAATTTGAAGCTGATTTATTTGAAGCTGTCGCTACTGTTCCTGCAGAAAGTGAAGAACAAAAAGGTAAAATTATAGATAATTTACAAACGGGATATACTCTGAACGATAAGGTTATTCGCCACGCAAAAGTAATAGTGGCTAATTAG
- the dnaJ gene encoding molecular chaperone DnaJ — MAATTKRDYYDILGVSKTASVDEIKKAYRKKAIQYHPDKNPGSKDAEERFKEAAEAYEILSDVNKRNRYDQLGHAGVGNSTGGFDGEGFSMEDIFSRFGDIFGGFSDGFGFGSNAKGVNRGSDLRIKVKLTLKEIVTGIEKKLKVKKYVACSYCKGNGAENNRSYHACSICKGKGHVTRVMNIGFGQMQTSSVCPECHGEGRIITKKCPYCYGEGIVLDEDIIVINIPAGVMEGMQLSIQEKGNAPRRGGVNGNLLVVIEEEAHPELIRDQQNIIYNLILTFYQASVGCMVEVPTLDGKAKIRVEPGTQPGKILRLKNKGLPSVNKYGRGDLLINITVYVPEHLTERQKEILSAIENASNFKPTSSVREKIFSKFKSVFD; from the coding sequence ATGGCAGCCACAACAAAAAGAGATTATTATGATATTTTAGGCGTTTCCAAAACAGCATCAGTGGATGAGATTAAAAAAGCATATAGAAAAAAGGCTATTCAATATCATCCAGATAAAAACCCTGGAAGTAAGGATGCTGAAGAGAGATTCAAAGAAGCCGCTGAAGCGTATGAAATTTTAAGCGATGTAAACAAAAGAAATCGGTACGATCAATTGGGGCACGCAGGAGTAGGTAACTCTACAGGAGGCTTTGACGGAGAAGGGTTTTCTATGGAAGATATTTTTTCTCGTTTTGGGGATATTTTTGGTGGATTTTCTGATGGATTTGGTTTTGGAAGTAATGCAAAGGGAGTTAATCGAGGTTCAGATTTGAGAATAAAAGTAAAATTAACACTTAAAGAAATAGTTACAGGTATTGAAAAAAAACTTAAGGTAAAGAAATATGTTGCCTGTTCTTATTGCAAAGGAAATGGAGCAGAAAATAATCGATCTTATCATGCATGCTCTATTTGTAAAGGAAAGGGACATGTAACAAGAGTTATGAATATTGGCTTTGGACAGATGCAGACTTCCTCTGTTTGTCCAGAGTGCCATGGAGAGGGAAGAATAATTACTAAAAAATGTCCATATTGTTATGGTGAAGGGATTGTGCTAGATGAGGACATAATTGTTATTAATATTCCTGCAGGAGTGATGGAAGGCATGCAACTTTCGATACAAGAAAAAGGTAATGCTCCTCGTCGCGGAGGAGTTAACGGTAATCTATTAGTGGTAATTGAGGAAGAAGCTCATCCTGAGTTGATACGAGATCAACAAAATATTATTTATAATTTAATATTAACTTTCTACCAAGCATCAGTAGGTTGTATGGTAGAAGTTCCCACATTGGATGGCAAAGCAAAAATAAGAGTAGAGCCAGGAACTCAGCCAGGTAAAATACTTAGATTGAAAAACAAGGGATTACCTTCAGTTAATAAATACGGAAGAGGTGATTTATTAATCAATATCACTGTCTATGTTCCTGAACATTTGACCGAAAGACAAAAGGAAATTCTTTCTGCAATAGAAAATGCTTCTAATTTTAAGCCAACAAGCTCTGTGAGAGAAAAAATCTTTAGTAAATTTAAAAGTGTATTCGATTAA
- the cysS gene encoding cysteine--tRNA ligase yields the protein MKNQLFIYNTLTGRKELFQSLYPKRVGLYVCGPTVYGDPHLGHARPAITFDILFRYLMHLNYKVRYVRNITDVGHLTSDSDLGEDKIARKARLEDLEPMEVVQHYLNLYHKTMDALNVLPPSIEPHASAHIIEQIQLIKEILEKGYAYESKGSVYFDVEKYNKKYNYGKLSGQNIADMLNTTRKLDGQEGKRNPIDFALWKKASSKHIMQWISPWSNGFPGWHLECTTMSRKYLGNLFDIHGGGMDLIFPHHECEIAQKVASTGYEGVKYWMHNNMVTVNGQKMGKSSNNFINLEQLFNGTNPLLIQSYNPMTVRFFILQSHYRNTIDFSNKALQASKKGLSRLLEANNNIKQLTAQTTNSTVNIEGLRNKSIEAMNDDLNTPIIISYLFEATRIVNSALAKQTQLTTEDIQQLKDFFQLFLFNLLGIKDELKYKNTSYNSFAKAVDLLLQIRVQAKQEKNWIFADKIRDELTVLGFEVKDTKNGFEWKLSK from the coding sequence ATGAAGAACCAATTATTTATTTATAATACGTTGACAGGAAGGAAAGAATTATTTCAATCACTATATCCCAAACGTGTTGGACTTTATGTTTGTGGCCCAACAGTATACGGAGATCCACATTTAGGACATGCTCGTCCAGCAATTACTTTTGACATTTTATTTCGTTATTTAATGCACTTAAACTATAAGGTGCGGTATGTACGCAATATTACTGATGTAGGGCACTTAACAAGTGATTCTGATTTGGGAGAAGATAAAATCGCAAGAAAAGCTCGGTTGGAGGACCTAGAACCAATGGAAGTAGTTCAACACTATCTTAACCTTTATCATAAAACAATGGATGCTCTAAATGTACTACCTCCAAGTATAGAACCTCATGCTAGTGCCCATATCATTGAACAAATACAATTAATAAAAGAGATTTTGGAAAAAGGGTACGCTTACGAAAGTAAAGGCTCTGTTTATTTTGATGTAGAAAAATATAATAAAAAATACAATTACGGTAAACTATCTGGTCAGAACATAGCAGATATGCTAAATACCACCCGTAAGTTAGATGGTCAAGAAGGGAAACGCAATCCAATCGATTTCGCATTATGGAAAAAAGCTTCGTCCAAGCATATTATGCAATGGATAAGTCCATGGAGTAATGGATTTCCTGGGTGGCATTTGGAATGTACAACTATGAGTAGAAAATACTTAGGTAATTTGTTTGATATTCACGGTGGAGGCATGGATTTAATTTTTCCACATCATGAATGTGAGATTGCACAAAAAGTGGCATCTACGGGATACGAAGGAGTAAAATATTGGATGCACAACAATATGGTTACCGTCAATGGACAAAAAATGGGTAAGTCATCAAACAATTTTATCAACTTAGAACAACTATTTAATGGTACGAATCCTTTATTAATTCAATCGTATAATCCTATGACAGTTCGATTTTTTATCTTACAATCACACTATAGAAATACAATTGATTTTAGCAATAAGGCACTACAAGCATCTAAAAAAGGACTTTCTCGACTTTTGGAAGCCAACAATAATATTAAGCAATTGACAGCTCAAACAACAAACTCTACTGTCAATATCGAAGGATTAAGAAATAAAAGCATTGAGGCAATGAACGACGATTTAAATACACCGATTATTATTTCTTATCTTTTTGAGGCTACGCGAATAGTCAATTCGGCATTAGCAAAACAAACACAATTGACTACAGAAGATATTCAACAATTAAAGGATTTCTTTCAATTATTTTTATTTAATCTGTTAGGAATTAAAGACGAATTAAAATATAAAAACACCTCCTATAATTCTTTTGCAAAAGCAGTAGATCTTCTACTACAAATAAGAGTGCAAGCTAAGCAAGAAAAAAACTGGATATTTGCTGATAAAATACGCGATGAATTAACCGTCTTGGGATTCGAGGTTAAAGATACAAAAAATGGCTTTGAGTGGAAACTAAGCAAATGA